aaatatcgggagaggtgtccaaAACACGCTTTTGACCCTGGACCGGAAGCggaaatagaaaattttatttctttccagagatatttgcaaacaaaattgaaaatgttcatgtggttgttattttgatgtttttgttgtaccCAAAAACATCAAAATGTTGTACCCACCAAACCGGTGTtcgacccacccagggtaattttttataagcgcggccgaaggccgccaacgcagaaaagtgttctgcgcaaaaatactgtggattccacccccgggTTCGGAGGTACCAGCGggtcttttttcagtttttcgttaatatcttttgaacgagttcaaatttttattttccacctgcggattattaatactgatgtcaagacgcgtcgctggacacctctctcgatatttttggacgcgtattagcagtcgacccatcAACTAGACTATACCTTCTCCGCCTTCTGATTatcaatactgatgtcaagacgtgtcgtttgatacctctctcgatatttttggacacgtattagcagagtcatgctgtcgtaaagaattacctaggaagtaattaggtaggtactagtcatcacattcctcatcaatcaaGGGCATTggtcaaacataaaaaaaaagcgTGTGtcacgtaaaatttctattgaaagtcaaccgctcatatctttataaatgatattttaatatatgtatgtataagaaagACCAAATGAACCTTGCATAGGTAATATTATAGGCAACTGTTCCAAATAGCAGTTCTCTGGTAACTCGCAACATCGCAACATCTGTTTTTTCCTTATTATTCTTTGACTTAAATTCGTGCGATATTGACGTTATTGACAGCGCAGAAAATTTTGCAAAGATAGCGTATTTGTAAATAAATAGAAGTCAAAATTAATAACAATTAATGCACAATGAAGGAAGAAAAAATGTGTACCATAAATTCGATTTGTCGGAATTGCCTAAAAAAGATGCAGAATGGATCTAGCTACGGTTTGTTCGTCATACCCGGTTTACCCAAAAAGCTGACCAAATTTACAACAATTGCAGTGCAGCCTCATGACGGATTCCCAGTGAATACCTGTGGCGATTGTTATACGCGTCTAAATAATCTGCAGTTTAATCATCGAGGAAATAAGTGAAGTAACCGTACTAGAAGCTGATGAAAAGGATACGGTATTGATGAAGATGAGCCTATAGGTAATCgtaaccgggggtggaatccatagtatttctgcgcagaacacctttctgcgttggcggccttcggccgcgcttataaaaaagtaCGTTGGgtaggtccaacaccggtttggagaccaaaactaaaaCGCGCAAAACacctatgttcacaattttttttgtgggtagaaTAACATTACAAcacccacatgaaaatcgccaacttcaactgcaaatatatccggacagagattaaatgtttcttttccgccttcggattattgtcgaGAACTACCCATCACACTATAAACACACGTCCAAAAAAGTCGGGAGATTTATCAAAAgatgggtaattctatacgaccgCATGATACTGCTAATAcgggtccaaaaatatcgggagacatgtcaaaagacgcttattgacctcgacaataataatccgaaggcggaaaagaaaaatttaatctgtccggatatatttgcagttgaagttggcgattttcatgtgggtgTTGTAATGTTATtcctacccacaaaaaaaaatgtgaacataagtgttttgcgcgttttatttttggtctccaaaccggtgttggacccacccagggtaattttttataagcgcagccgaaggccgccaacgcagaaaggtgttctgcggagaaatactatggataccacccccggtttctgaGGGACCCTCGGGACATTTTTCGGGtcttcgttaatatcttttgaacgagttaaaatttttattttccggttgcGGATTATTAGTACTGATGTTAAGGCGAGTCGtttcacacctctctcgatatttttggacgcgtattagcagtgtcatactgtcgtatagaattaccaaaatatGCGTCTAGGACCCAGAATGCGAATCCGAAAACGGGAAAAAATTTTTGAGGCGTTCAAATGATGGcaattctatacgaaagcatgacacTCATAATACACGTCCAATAATATCGGgaagggtgtcaaaagacgctggCCGGTCCCCCAATGGggtgcaatcaaaatttaatccgtgcaaaatccttttgtacaaaaaattgtttcctGTGTACACAGAAAAAAGAGTTGTGTTGAAAGTTGTTTTCGCGAATATAGTTTCTATCTCTAAACCATTGTTGGACACTATTTCAACATTGCGATCGTGATCTTCGGTTTTATTTTGTTGTGTTACTAGTGCTTCACCCCATTCCAGTGTGTCATCTAtttcttccacgtcgtaaacagagtggcctaGGAATTAGTCGGTAATGATTCCAGGTCGTAGGCATAAGATACGGTGGGTAAGGGAGCTTTGGTATGTATAAATTAAACATAAGCGGGGATACGACACCACCATCAACCCCACCACCTGTTTACCGGTTTTGTTCCTGTAAAGCCAAAGGGGAAGGTGTGGACCTTCTATGTGTTCGAGTAGCATGTCGTGGTtcactgtatcaaaagctttggacaggtcaagtgccacgagcaccatcCTATGCTGCGGTTTTTCCTGGTTCAGTCCGTAACTTATCTGAGTGTTTATGGCGTTTAACGCGGGTAGTGTTATGCTTTTTGAGGAAGTAATATTTATGGGTGGCTTTGCAAAGACTGACGAAAAGAGTGAGAacggtcgatatgactcgccttcgtttgctggtttcccaggctttagtggtGGAAATATCCTATCaattttccattgttcgggaacGACTAAGGACCTCAGCGAGAGGTTGAAAACGTGCGTTATGTTGTTTATTTTTTAGTGCGAAGGTTTTTTGCACGGGTATGACTATTTCGcctgggcctattgatttagagggcttggccttgtggaggtgatggtaatgggtgagTCTTGTTTTTGTTAATGCGTCCGTCTGCTTGCACGACGTCTATAACCTTGCCTACAGAAAGATGCATTACTAAATGCCCACAGAAAACGCTTGCGCATTgctaaaggcgatggaaactttatcattttattttatgggggatgtagatgttggtgatttctaggtttgcatcgcctgaccggacagataggccatGACCTTCTAAGACACTGTCTTTGCAGTCGATGTCGGAAACAAACAGATGATATTGCGCAGAGTGGTGTATGACAAACgcaaggccgcctccatttccgctctcgcgatcttttctgtggacattatacacaagacaggtctgcaatgcagatcttgctgttagtttagtctcttgaatcgcagcaatgcagatgttgtaccgcttcatgaaatcgactatctcagtGATCTTCACAGTTATCTATTACAGTTTAACGGCAGAATTCTGAAGGGCAGCGGGGGAGGCGTCAGCAcgctaggggtaagtgacgggtgactacgcctgagttgtggtAGGTGAGGACGCTGTTGTTGCCCTGGGAcaggacgtccttgggtaagcattggagtacccggtgtagtttagaagcatttatttaatttttaattttatttcaatcgcGAAACTATGCATTGCTATGTTACCGATTACTATCAGAATTAGACCGTAAGTAGTATATTATTGAacaatttcagttttttttttgtgcctaAAATCGGCTTGGTATAAAATGTTCAGTTTCCCCCAACTTAGACTTCCTGACCTTATTTTAATTCATCTGTAGCTTTCATTATGTGTTTGTTTctgttttatttgtaaattttactaattttttcttttaattttcttatttgcAGTTCATTTATGGGTCAATTATAAAGGACATACAccacattttcaatttttattacaaatattattatattagctattattatatttgttattttattcttatcattattattaataatattactagttttattttcattattattatcacagttatttttatcttttttatataactattagctatttatcaTTAAAACAAACATGAATAGGAAAACATTTAACAAACTTTTGAGGAAGGAGAAGGCAGTTTATGATGAAACTGTAAACAAGTTTCGTAGGCTCAACGACTCTTCTAGAGTAGTTAGTGATGATATACCATCAACTAGTAGGGAAGCACATATAGGCCTTAACGAATCTTCCAAAGTAGGCAGTGATGATATACCATCTACTAGCAGGGATACTTTTATTCTCAGAGTAGCAAGCGTTGATGAGCCACTTCCCAATGCGGAGCCCACTACTTTTGACTTAAATATTGACGAAGAATATATCGATAGCGATAGCGACAGTGAGAGGTTTTTATTTGACGACGATGAGTTGGTAGAAAGTTTGGAGGAGACATTAAGCCTCACAGACAGAATACGATCAGCGTTGAAAGGTTGGGCGATCCGGCAAAAAACAACTCAAATCAGCCTTACCGACCTTCTACGTTCCTTGGAGGGCGCCGGACTCAAAGGACTACCGTTGGATGCTCGAACAGTTATGGGAACAAGTAGGGAAGCAGTTTGTATTAGACCTTTTCCCGAGGGGGAGCTATTGTATTTGGGAATACAGTACAATTTCGCATTTGGagaatttaattttttacaaGACTTGGAACGGATTTCCATAGATGTAGGTATAGACGgactgaaaattttcaaaagttctaATAGGGCATTATGGCCAATTTTAGGTCACGTAGTAGAGTTTCCCAAATCAAGGCCCTTTATCATGGCTTGCTACTCAGGAATGAGTAAGCCGCCGGACGTAAATAGTTTTTTATTGGAATTTTGCGCAGAAGTAAATAATTTACGTCAGAACGGAGTAAAGGTAGGATCCGCTGAAGTTTTAAAAGAATTTGATATAAGGCTTTTCACTTGCGATTCACCAGCACGATCTTTTGTAACTGGTGTCAAGTCGCACACGGGGGCAAGAAGCTGCCCTAAATGTGAACAAGTAGGTCAGAGGTTCGGAGCTAGGATGAGCTTTTCTCAAGTTGTAGCAGAACCCAGAACAGATATTTCTTTTAAGAATAGAGTAGATATGCAACATCATTTAGATCAATTTAGGGATAATGAAAATGTGTTAGAATCCGTAAATATTGACATGGTTTCTCAGTTCCCTTTAGAACCTATGCATTTAGTGGACTTAGGAGTAATGAAGAAACTACTTGAAAAGCTTGTAACAAGAGGGAACGTAACAAGAATGAATGCAAAATTGAAGTTTCTCAACAGTTACGTTCCCTCTGAATTCCCTAGACGCAGCCGAGatttagatcaagtaaaaaaCTGGAAGTCAACAGAATACCGCCAATTTTTATTGTATTCAGGCTTGTTCGTTTTAAAAGACTGCATTCCAGACAACCTGTATTCTCACTTTTTGCTATTACATTGCGGTATTAGACTTCTCTCTTGTGAGAAGTCTTGTAGAGTAGAATCCAATGTCGCGAATGAAATGTTAGAAGAATTTGTTAGAGTGTTTGCTGAATTATACGGTGCGGATTTTGTTAGTTTTAATGTTCACGGGCTTTTACATTTAACTGATTGCGTTAAACAGTTCGGTCCACTAGATAACTTTTCAGCATATAAATTCGAAAATTATATGCAATATattaagaaaatgattaataGTCCAAATAATATACTGCAGCAATTATTTTTAAGAATTGAAGAAAGGCGCAATTTTACGGATTTCAGCAAAATTTCAAGTATGGATAAATTTGTTATAAGTTCTACCAAAGACAGGGATAGTTTTTTTTATAGCAGTAAAATGGGTTCCCTAAAAATAGTCAACCAACAGAGCGAAGAAAACACTTTTAATGTTGTAATTTTGACACAAGTTGCAGACGTTTTTAGAGAGCCCATTGTTTCCTCATCTGGATTAGGTATTTTAGTAGGTCAGATTATAGATGAGAGCATTTATAGCATAAGTAAGGAAGACCTAGACTTTAAGTATTTTGCAATCCCAGTaggtaataaatttattttagtgCCATTATTACATaatctattttataatttttcataggTCAAATATGGATTCAAATTTTGTCGAGGAAGAGGAGCCGGGAACCAGTCAGGCAAAtggtaatgcaatttttttattcttagttCTGCCTATCATAATGATTATTCTCATTAAATTCTTTATATTCTCATTAAATTCTTTATAATTGTATGCTTCTTGTTTTTTAGTATCACGACGCTTTAAAACTTCCCAAACATTTTACGAACGTGCTGCCACCCAACCACTGGCTGAAAAGAGTGACTTTGAAGAGGTCACTCAAATGGAACGCCTTTTGGCTGCAGTTTCAAGGATAGAGGCCCGGCAGGAAGAAATGTTGAAACGACTAGCCGCTTTAGAAAAAGTGATTGCCGACAAGGtgggttttttttaataaattcagtCCATAGAGTGGTAGTGCTGGCATTAATTCACAACCAATTGATAAATCTTTGGTGTTTGATTTAATGCTTTGGTCTACCGCTATCCTGATTTGTCCATAAGTCAAATTTTAGTTTAATGAAACTCAACTTAAATTTTAGATGCCCGAACGTGCAGAGGTGCAGACTCAAGGCCAAGTTCTGCGTGAGGTTAAGGTGCTTTCCGCCAAAACGCAAAGAAGCATCGGCCGTATCTCCGGAGACGTGTGCAGCGAGGAACAAACCTTTTTACAAAGTTTGCTCCCTATGTCGTCAgaagaaactttgctgaaggtgGAAGAGTGCCTTACCAATAAGGCTCACGCTGATGCTATGGTATGCCCCTATTTTTACTAGatctaatatataaataaagcactctacaattgaatatatatatatatatatatatatatataatcttaTAATTTTATAGTCGGCCATCATTTTTCGGCTAAAAGGCACAAAAGGCTCAATCGAGAGTGTCATGCAGTCACTCTTTATTGACGAGTTGGCGTGGGAGTATAACTGCTACGGCGGATTAGGGAAGAAATTCTTTACAAGTCTAAAGGTCGTAGATATGGTTCTGGGTAGGTATCAACATATTTGAAATTAGTAATTTTTTGTCGCTAAATATTAATATTTGCTTTTTTAATAATCAATAGGGGCATTCGCAAGTATACATAGTGATAAGATTTTAGCTATTAGGCATTATGTACTTTTAAGTCGCAATAGATTTAAGCATGTCAGACGAAAAAAAAATCTGGGGTTAAATTGCTGACtactatttaatttttaatgcatAGCAATTTTTTGTGTAATAACAGCGACTATCGCATTCACTATGGCGTAAATGAGAGTAAAATATACAAAGTATTAAATGAAATCACCTGCTGAACTGACGACAAATGAATGAAAGTGGCGATAGTTGCTGTTAttagacaaaaatattttttattctttaacTGTGTAAATAACTTCCTAATATTTCTTTACTTTATATTATTTACTTTAAGATTAGTATAGTTAACTAACAATAAGTTGTGAAATCcactttttctttttatactttgttttgttttttttttttttcaaacttccgATTCCGAATATTACGTtaaattatttataatataataaatagtcAAGTCCACCATTTATGATAATATTGTTCTTTTGTTAATAACCTCCAATTCCCAATACCGATTTACATAGAACGTTTTGTAGCATCCCTCGCTTTCTTCGATATAAATTTTGCTGTACAAAGTTCGTTGAATATTGAATTATGATCAACTTATGCCAAGTCCAAGCGAAGCATGCGACAAAGCGTTCTATTTGAATTCTCATCAGAACTCCTTTCCTATGTTAAACACTTTTCTTACTTATAAATATCCAATACAAAGTCAGTGGATAATATATTTGAACAAATTTCATAAGTTTTTTTCGAGCTTAACTATGTTTatagttttatatatttattttttaaaaacttgcaACTGTTCTTAAATTATTAAAACTAAATTTTGAAAGTAAaagtatttagtttttattttttttttttattttattaaattttatattattaaatttaattgaaagaaTGATATCTAATCTATATTTTAAATAAGAaacatatttatttgaattttaaatgaaaagcaAAACGTAACACTAGTCAAtagaaaaatgaaatgtattaatagaTAAATGTATTTTAACATAATGAATGAAGTAAaacgaattt
The Eurosta solidaginis isolate ZX-2024a chromosome 5, ASM4086904v1, whole genome shotgun sequence DNA segment above includes these coding regions:
- the LOC137233731 gene encoding uncharacterized protein; translation: MDSNFVEEEEPGTSQANVSRRFKTSQTFYERAATQPLAEKSDFEEVTQMERLLAAVSRIEARQEEMLKRLAALEKVIADKMPERAEVQTQGQVLREVKVLSAKTQRSIGRISGDVCSEEQTFLQSLLPMSSEETLLKVEECLTNKAHADAMSAIIFRLKGTKGSIESVMQSLFIDELAWEYNCYGGLGKKFFTSLKVVDMVLGAFASIHSDKILAIRHYVLLSRNRFKHVRRKKNLGLNC